From the Ictalurus furcatus strain D&B chromosome 19, Billie_1.0, whole genome shotgun sequence genome, one window contains:
- the asb13a.2 gene encoding ankyrin repeat and SOCS box protein 13, with protein MEVETGRPYFFGDIGFWSERTEVHKAAYQGQVSHLQSLIQSGASVNIVAVDSITPLHEAAIRGQTQCVRLLLDAGAQVDARNVDGSTPLCEACSAGSSECVRLLLEHGAKVNPALTSRTTSPLHEACIGGNAECVKLMIANGASLEAYDLYNGTPLHVACANQHMECVKVLLNAGAKVNAVRLHETALHHAAKANDVELIKLLVEFGANIYAKDKHEMKPVDYTRPDTPAALCMQLYESCPLSLQQLSRITLRHVLGTRALPVITQLNLPNFIICYLSYL; from the exons ATGGAGGTGGAAACAGGAAGGCCGTATTTCTTCGGTGATATCG GCTTCTGGTCGGAGAGGACAGAGGTCCACAAGGCTGCATATCAAGGCCAGGTGTCCCATCTGCAGTCACTGATCCAGAGTGGAGCTTCAGTCAATATAGTAGCCGTCGACTCCATCACTCCTCTCCATGAGGCAGCTATCCGAGGACAGACGCAGTGTGTGAGGCTGCTGCTGGATGCCGGAGCACAG GTGGATGCAAGGAACGTGGACGGCAGCACTCCTCTGTGTGAGGCCTGTTCTGCTGGGAGCTCTGAATGTGTGCGGCTCCTCCTTGAGCACGGTGCAAAGGTTAACCCCGCCCTTACCTCTCGCACCACATCCCCACTACATGAGGCCTGCATAGGAG GAAACGCTGAGTGTGTAAAGCTCATGATAGCAAATGGAGCCAGTCTGGAAGCCTATGATCTGTACAACGGCACTCCACTTCATGTAGCCTGCGCTAACCAGCACATGGAGTGTGTCAAAGTGCTACTCAATGCAG GAGCGAAAGTAAACGCAGTCCGGCTGCACGAGACAGCGCTACACCATGCAGCAAAGGCCAACGACGTAGAATTGATCAAGCTGCTGGTTGAGTTCGGGGCAAACATCTACGCCAAAGACAAGCATGAGATGAAACCCGTCGACTACACCAGGCCTGACACACCCGCTGCTCTGTGTATGCAGCTTTACGAGA GTTGTCCTCTGTCTCTGCAGCAGCTGAGCCGTATCACACTGAGGCATGTCCTGGGCACCAGAGCGCTGCCGGTCATCACCCAACTGAACCTTCCCAATTTCATCATTTGCTACCTCTCATACCTGTAA
- the LOC128623090 gene encoding pre-mRNA-splicing factor CWC22 homolog — protein MLVCLVSLRRSVTRCSITAAIHYISEDKDAGSRGAECAAAPTNFRNPLTGGGGRRRRRRRRTGRRRTTGMRRTGRKRRRRTGRRTKNRYEKNRKKKKKKKKKKNRKKRYEKNRKKKKKKNRKTRKKKKKKKKHRKKKKKNRKKKKNRKNRKKKKRYENRKKKKKKNRKQRYEKNRKKKKKKKKKKKNNNNNNNNNNNRYEKNRKKKKKNRKRRYEKNRNNNNKKKNRK, from the exons ATGCTAGTTTGTTTAGTGAGTCTGAGACGCAGTGTCACAAGGTGCTCTATTACTGCTGCTATACATTATATTTCTGAGGACAAGGATGCAGGAAGCAGGGGTGCGGAGTGTGCTGCAGCGCCCACGAATTTCAGGAATCCTTtgactggaggaggaggaagaagaagaagaagaagaagaagaacaggaagaagaagaacaaccgGTATGAGAAGAacaggaagaaagagaagaagaagaacaggaagaagaaCAAAGAACAG gtatgagaagaacaggaagaagaagaagaagaagaagaagaagaagaacaggaagaagagGTATGagaagaacaggaagaagaagaagaagaagaacaggaagaccaggaagaagaagaagaagaagaagaagcacaggaagaagaagaagaagaacaggaagaagaagaagaacaggaagaacaggaagaagaagaagaggtatgagaacaggaagaagaagaagaagaagaacaggaagcAGAGGTATGagaagaacaggaagaagaagaagaagaagaagaagaagaagaagaacaacaacaacaacaacaacaacaacaacaacaggtatgagaagaacaggaagaagaagaagaagaacaggaagaggAGGTATGAGAAGaacaggaataataataataagaagaagaacaggaagtag